From Actinopolymorpha cephalotaxi, one genomic window encodes:
- the kamD gene encoding lysine 5,6-aminomutase subunit alpha: protein MSTTAFRRHLDLDPVTVRKARTLARRAGRPIVKLARAHTTVSVERAVLRLAGLRGADPDGTPWVNRLMDAVQADVGLEHGVAGPVWAALARGEAEDLAALAQKAAAGSVRFHVPEGAEARRAERTSRRAVGAGLRAIDARRRERDRLIRRWGDPPHRPWIYLIVATGDIHEDIPQAQAAAREGADVIAVIRSTGQSLLDFVPEGATREGYAGTYATQENFRLMRAALDDVSRELRRYVRLTNYASGLCMPEIATLAGLERLDMMLNDSMYGILFRDINPVRTFVDQRFSRQVHARAGIVINTGEDNYLTTADAVDAAHTVTVSQLLNEFFGKEAGLADWQLGLGHAFEIDPDRPESFRLELAHALLARELFPKAPLKWMPPTRHMDGDIFRGYLLDGFFNLAGMLTGQQILLVGMMTEAVVTPWLSDRDLALRNVRYVMNAAGNLHEDFRPAPDGFIAQRARQVLGEAVDLLERIGDDGLLDAIADGTFGLMRRPADGGKGLSGVARKSPAYLNPATDLLEEGQS, encoded by the coding sequence ATGAGTACGACCGCGTTCCGCCGTCACCTCGACCTCGATCCGGTGACAGTCCGGAAGGCGCGCACGCTGGCCCGCCGCGCCGGCCGGCCGATCGTGAAGCTGGCCCGGGCACACACCACCGTCTCGGTCGAGCGGGCGGTGCTCCGGCTGGCCGGGCTGCGCGGCGCCGACCCCGACGGCACGCCGTGGGTCAACCGGCTGATGGACGCCGTACAGGCCGACGTCGGCCTCGAACACGGCGTCGCCGGACCGGTCTGGGCAGCACTCGCCCGCGGCGAGGCCGAGGACCTGGCGGCGCTCGCGCAGAAGGCCGCGGCCGGCTCGGTCCGCTTCCACGTGCCCGAGGGCGCCGAGGCCCGGCGGGCCGAACGCACGTCCCGGCGCGCGGTCGGCGCCGGACTGCGGGCGATCGACGCCCGGCGGCGCGAACGCGACCGGCTGATCCGGCGGTGGGGCGACCCGCCGCACCGGCCCTGGATCTACCTCATCGTGGCAACCGGCGACATTCACGAGGACATCCCGCAGGCGCAGGCCGCCGCCCGGGAGGGTGCCGACGTGATCGCGGTGATCCGGTCGACCGGCCAGTCCCTGCTGGACTTCGTACCCGAGGGCGCGACCAGGGAGGGGTACGCCGGGACGTACGCCACCCAGGAGAACTTCCGGCTGATGCGCGCAGCCCTGGACGACGTGAGCCGGGAGCTGCGCCGCTACGTCCGGCTGACCAACTACGCGTCCGGGCTGTGCATGCCCGAGATCGCCACCCTGGCCGGGCTGGAACGCCTGGACATGATGCTGAACGACTCGATGTACGGCATCCTCTTCCGCGACATCAACCCCGTCCGCACCTTCGTCGACCAGCGGTTCTCCCGGCAGGTCCACGCCCGGGCCGGAATCGTCATCAACACCGGCGAGGACAACTACCTCACCACCGCCGACGCGGTCGACGCCGCGCACACGGTCACGGTCTCCCAGCTGCTGAACGAGTTCTTCGGCAAGGAGGCCGGCCTCGCCGACTGGCAGCTCGGCCTCGGGCACGCGTTCGAGATCGACCCCGACCGGCCGGAGTCGTTCCGGCTGGAGCTGGCACATGCCCTGCTGGCCCGGGAGCTGTTCCCGAAGGCGCCGCTGAAGTGGATGCCGCCGACCAGGCACATGGACGGCGACATCTTTCGCGGCTACCTGCTGGACGGCTTCTTCAACCTCGCGGGCATGCTCACCGGCCAGCAGATCCTGCTGGTGGGGATGATGACCGAGGCCGTGGTGACGCCCTGGCTGTCCGACCGCGACCTCGCGCTGCGCAACGTCCGCTACGTCATGAACGCCGCCGGCAACCTGCACGAGGACTTCCGGCCCGCACCGGACGGGTTCATCGCCCAGCGGGCCCGTCAGGTGCTCGGCGAGGCGGTCGACCTGCTGGAGCGGATCGGGGACGACGGCCTGCTGGACGCGATCGCCGACGGCACGTTCGGGCTGATGCGGCGGCCGGCCGACGGTGGCAAGGGCCTTTCCGGCGTGGCGCGGAAGTCGCCCGCCTACCTCAACCCGGCCACCGATCTGCTGGAGGAGGGCCAGTCGTGA
- the kamE gene encoding lysine 5,6-aminomutase subunit beta: MSGPVVRPYGDTTGDGMVQLSFTLPIPHDRRAEGAALQLAGRMGMDPAMVVHAKAMGPDFTFFVVYGRVSHLVDLDQVQVIEREYPLIGPKEVNLAIRRGLRRRLVVVGACVGTDAHTVGIDAILNVKGFAGEKGLEYYREIKVINLGAQVAVPDLVARALAERADAILVSQVVTQRDAHVHGTQEMSAAFREAYDEADRPLLVVGGPRFAESMAAELGVDRVFGRGTTPGEVASYLVHALVPDRATTTKTKDTKDTKDTTERTA, translated from the coding sequence GTGAGCGGGCCGGTCGTCCGTCCGTACGGCGACACCACCGGCGACGGGATGGTCCAGCTGTCGTTCACCCTGCCGATCCCGCACGACCGCCGGGCCGAGGGCGCCGCCCTCCAGCTCGCCGGGCGGATGGGGATGGACCCGGCGATGGTGGTGCACGCCAAGGCGATGGGCCCGGACTTCACCTTCTTCGTCGTCTACGGCCGGGTGAGCCACCTCGTCGACCTCGACCAGGTACAGGTGATCGAGCGGGAGTACCCGCTGATCGGCCCGAAGGAGGTCAACCTCGCCATCCGCCGCGGCCTGCGCCGCCGGCTGGTCGTGGTCGGGGCGTGCGTGGGCACCGACGCGCACACCGTGGGCATCGACGCCATCCTGAACGTCAAGGGGTTCGCGGGGGAGAAGGGCCTGGAGTACTACCGGGAGATCAAGGTGATCAACCTCGGTGCCCAGGTGGCGGTGCCGGACCTGGTGGCGCGCGCGCTCGCCGAACGCGCCGACGCGATCCTGGTGTCGCAGGTGGTGACCCAGCGGGACGCCCACGTCCACGGGACGCAGGAGATGTCGGCCGCCTTCCGGGAGGCCTACGACGAGGCGGACCGTCCGCTGCTGGTGGTGGGCGGGCCGAGGTTCGCCGAGTCGATGGCCGCCGAGCTCGGCGTGGACCGGGTCTTCGGCCGGGGCACCACGCCCGGTGAGGTGGCCAGCTACCTCGTGCACGCGCTCGTACCCGACCGCGCCACCACGACAAAGACGAAGGACACCAAGGACACCAAGGACACGACGGAGAGGACCGCATGA
- the kal gene encoding 3-aminobutyryl-CoA ammonia lyase, with translation MSDQPATEKDPRLGLTVTHRRYVSYAEAHYAGHLVAGGYVLGLFGDVATEVCIRTDGDEGLLASYAEVRFLAPVHAGDVLEVSATVVRVGNRSRDLDLGARVVARGEPGRGESAAGVVEPATVAVTARATVVVPPTR, from the coding sequence ATGAGCGACCAGCCGGCCACCGAGAAGGATCCGCGTCTCGGGCTCACCGTCACCCACCGCCGGTACGTCTCGTACGCCGAGGCCCACTACGCCGGGCACCTCGTCGCGGGCGGCTACGTGCTCGGCCTGTTCGGCGACGTCGCCACCGAGGTCTGCATCCGCACCGACGGCGACGAGGGACTGCTCGCGTCGTACGCCGAGGTGCGGTTCCTGGCGCCGGTGCACGCGGGCGACGTGCTGGAGGTGAGCGCCACGGTCGTACGGGTCGGCAACCGCAGCCGGGACCTCGATCTCGGCGCCCGGGTGGTGGCCCGGGGCGAACCCGGGCGCGGGGAGTCCGCCGCCGGCGTCGTCGAGCCGGCGACCGTCGCGGTGACCGCCCGGGCAACGGTGGTCGTCCCGCCAACCAGGTGA
- the lnt gene encoding apolipoprotein N-acyltransferase, with product MRLEDGTATRSRTATTTTAEPEGRATRWLRFLLAVASGVALAVAFPPFGWSWTIPFAVGTLTLVCKGARVRTGALLGLGFGLGFFVLLLQWVRVIGADGWLVLSLVEALFVALLGAALTLVTRLRWWPLWAATLWVGVEFARSSFPLGGFPWGRLGYGLADTPLAALASVGGVPFVTFVVVLAGNLLLWAVLAGGRRVVVRAAAVAVAAALAFCGALIPLPTEGDGTATVAIVQGNVPARGIEALGRARTVTRNHLTATEDLMRDVRAGKVPKPAFVLWPENSTDIDPFHDLPTRAIVDRAVRDAGVPILVGAILDGPGPNYRRTSGVVWDPTTGPGQIYSKQHPVPFGEYIPFRRELLPYIKRLQLVGRDTYPGKEPGKIRIAGYHVGLVICFEIAYDGIVRQVADGAASQFLTVQTNNATYTGTGQPQQQFAITRLRAVEYGKAVLVASPNGVSGYIAPDGRVVAQSKEATRKVFVERVPLRTQPTLAARLGPFPEWVLALAGLAALAVAVDRRRRGVEADDEELTGATGGGTR from the coding sequence TTGAGGCTCGAGGACGGCACGGCGACCCGCTCCCGGACGGCCACGACCACCACGGCGGAGCCGGAAGGGCGGGCCACCCGCTGGCTGCGGTTCCTGCTGGCGGTGGCGTCCGGAGTGGCGCTGGCGGTGGCGTTCCCGCCGTTCGGCTGGTCGTGGACCATCCCCTTCGCCGTCGGCACGCTCACCCTGGTCTGCAAGGGCGCCCGGGTGCGCACCGGCGCGCTGCTGGGGCTCGGCTTCGGCCTGGGGTTCTTCGTCCTGCTGCTGCAGTGGGTCCGCGTCATCGGCGCCGACGGGTGGCTGGTCCTCAGCCTCGTGGAGGCGCTGTTCGTCGCCCTGCTCGGAGCCGCGCTCACCCTCGTCACCCGGCTGCGCTGGTGGCCGCTGTGGGCGGCGACGCTGTGGGTCGGCGTGGAGTTCGCGCGCTCCTCGTTCCCGCTCGGCGGCTTCCCCTGGGGCCGGCTCGGCTACGGCCTGGCCGACACGCCGCTGGCGGCGCTGGCCAGCGTGGGCGGGGTCCCGTTCGTGACGTTCGTCGTGGTGCTGGCCGGCAACCTGCTGCTGTGGGCGGTGCTGGCCGGTGGCCGGCGGGTCGTCGTCCGGGCGGCCGCGGTGGCCGTAGCCGCGGCGCTGGCGTTCTGCGGCGCGCTCATCCCGCTGCCCACCGAGGGCGACGGCACCGCCACCGTCGCGATCGTCCAGGGCAACGTGCCCGCGCGCGGGATCGAGGCCCTCGGCCGCGCCCGCACCGTGACCCGCAACCACCTCACCGCCACCGAGGACCTGATGCGGGACGTACGCGCCGGCAAGGTCCCCAAGCCCGCCTTCGTCCTCTGGCCGGAGAACTCCACCGACATCGACCCGTTCCACGACCTGCCCACCCGCGCGATCGTCGACCGGGCCGTGCGGGACGCGGGCGTCCCGATCCTGGTCGGCGCCATCCTGGACGGGCCGGGACCCAACTACCGGCGTACGTCCGGAGTGGTGTGGGACCCGACCACCGGGCCGGGGCAGATCTACTCCAAGCAGCACCCGGTGCCGTTCGGGGAGTACATCCCGTTCCGGCGCGAGCTGCTGCCCTACATCAAGCGGCTCCAGTTGGTCGGGCGCGACACCTACCCCGGCAAGGAGCCGGGCAAGATCAGGATCGCCGGCTACCACGTGGGCCTGGTGATCTGTTTCGAGATCGCCTACGACGGGATCGTCCGGCAGGTGGCCGACGGCGCGGCGTCGCAGTTCCTCACCGTGCAGACCAACAACGCCACCTACACCGGCACAGGCCAGCCGCAGCAGCAGTTCGCCATCACGCGACTACGTGCGGTCGAGTACGGCAAAGCTGTCCTGGTGGCCTCACCCAACGGCGTCAGCGGCTACATCGCCCCCGACGGCCGGGTGGTGGCACAGTCGAAGGAGGCCACCCGCAAGGTGTTCGTCGAACGCGTGCCGCTGCGCACCCAGCCGACGCTCGCGGCCCGGCTCGGGCCCTTCCCCGAGTGGGTGCTCGCCCTGGCCGGGCTGGCGGCGCTGGCCGTCGCGGTCGACCGCAGGCGGCGCGGGGTGGAGGCCGACGACGAGGAGCTCACCGGGGCGACGGGCGGGGGTACGCGGTGA
- a CDS encoding polyprenol monophosphomannose synthase, translating into MTGTSAQHFAGLGSILVVLPTYNEAKNLERTVGRVRHAVPAADILVTDDSSPDGTGQIADRLAAADPQVHVLHRAAKEGLGTAYKESFGWGLARGYDVLCEMDADGSHQPEELAKLLAGLADSDLVIGSRWVPGGRVENWSQSRELLSRGANRYAQIALGVPLRDATAGFRAFRRATLEGVGLDDVASLGYCFQIDLAWRALQAGFRVTEVPIVFREREFGDSKMDLAIMLESFRRVAVWGVRHRLAQVRGRTNGQGTLSQRRR; encoded by the coding sequence GTGACCGGCACCAGCGCGCAGCACTTCGCCGGGCTCGGGTCGATCCTGGTGGTGCTGCCCACATACAACGAGGCCAAGAACCTCGAGCGCACGGTCGGCCGGGTGCGCCACGCCGTCCCCGCCGCGGACATCCTCGTCACCGACGACTCCTCGCCGGACGGCACGGGCCAGATCGCGGACCGGCTGGCCGCCGCGGACCCGCAGGTGCACGTGCTGCACCGGGCGGCGAAGGAGGGGCTCGGCACCGCCTACAAGGAGAGCTTCGGGTGGGGCCTTGCCCGCGGCTACGACGTCCTGTGCGAGATGGACGCCGACGGCTCCCACCAACCCGAGGAGCTCGCCAAGCTGCTGGCCGGCCTGGCCGACTCCGACCTGGTGATCGGTTCGCGCTGGGTGCCCGGCGGCCGGGTGGAGAACTGGTCCCAGTCGCGTGAGCTGCTGTCCCGCGGCGCCAACCGCTATGCGCAGATCGCCCTGGGTGTCCCGTTGCGGGACGCGACGGCCGGGTTCCGGGCGTTCCGCCGCGCTACGTTGGAGGGCGTCGGCCTGGACGACGTGGCCTCGCTCGGCTACTGCTTCCAGATCGACCTCGCGTGGCGGGCGCTGCAGGCGGGCTTCCGGGTGACCGAGGTGCCGATCGTCTTCCGCGAACGCGAGTTCGGCGACTCCAAGATGGACCTCGCGATCATGCTGGAGTCCTTCCGCCGGGTCGCCGTGTGGGGGGTCCGGCACCGCCTCGCGCAGGTACGCGGCCGGACCAACGGGCAGGGCACGTTGTCCCAGAGGCGGAGGTGA
- a CDS encoding FxsA family protein: protein MAVIVVLALIAVPALEIYVAVQVWHLIGWWTLALLLAGSGLGAYLVKREGLRTWAALRAAVEDRRIPDREVLDAGLVLTGGLLMVLPGLVTDVVGFLLLAPFLRPVSRRALRWGVGRGVSRRVGVVPGQSWQVSRYLRGGPGGSGRQGGSGGQSGSGGAGGSGAADRGQPPVIEGEIVSGDAGHGDSPGRPRPGR, encoded by the coding sequence GTGGCGGTGATCGTCGTACTCGCCCTGATCGCCGTACCCGCCCTGGAGATCTACGTCGCGGTGCAGGTCTGGCACCTCATCGGCTGGTGGACCCTCGCGCTGCTGCTCGCCGGCAGCGGCCTGGGCGCCTACCTCGTGAAGCGGGAGGGCCTGCGCACCTGGGCGGCCTTGCGCGCGGCGGTCGAGGACCGGCGCATCCCCGACCGTGAGGTGCTGGACGCCGGGCTGGTTCTCACCGGCGGGCTGCTGATGGTGCTGCCCGGGCTGGTCACCGACGTGGTGGGGTTCCTCCTGCTGGCGCCGTTCCTGCGGCCGGTGTCCCGGCGGGCGCTGCGGTGGGGCGTGGGACGAGGTGTCAGCCGGCGGGTCGGCGTCGTTCCCGGCCAGAGCTGGCAGGTGAGCCGGTACCTCCGAGGCGGCCCGGGTGGCTCGGGCAGGCAGGGCGGGTCCGGCGGCCAGAGTGGGTCCGGCGGGGCGGGCGGTTCCGGTGCCGCCGACCGAGGGCAGCCGCCGGTGATCGAGGGAGAGATCGTGTCCGGTGACGCCGGCCACGGCGACTCCCCGGGTCGGCCGCGCCCGGGACGCTGA
- a CDS encoding RNA polymerase-binding protein RbpA, translated as MSERALRGSRLGAASYEDDREIAPAPRQLVSYDCAHSHHFDLPFAADADVPAVWECPRCGAEAIRVDGDRPESKQVKPPRTHWDMLLERRSIDELEQLLSERLELLRSGQIGPEHLHREASAGGKTPKPPRQRKGA; from the coding sequence ATGTCGGAGCGAGCACTACGAGGCTCGAGGCTCGGGGCGGCGAGCTACGAGGATGACCGGGAGATCGCTCCCGCGCCGCGCCAGCTGGTCAGTTACGACTGCGCGCATTCCCACCACTTCGATCTGCCCTTCGCCGCCGACGCCGACGTGCCGGCGGTGTGGGAGTGCCCGCGATGCGGCGCCGAAGCCATCCGCGTCGACGGCGACCGTCCGGAGTCCAAGCAGGTGAAGCCCCCGCGCACCCACTGGGACATGCTGCTCGAACGCCGCAGCATCGACGAGTTGGAGCAGCTCCTCTCCGAGCGCCTGGAGCTGTTGCGGTCCGGCCAGATCGGCCCGGAGCACCTGCACCGCGAGGCGTCGGCGGGCGGCAAGACCCCGAAGCCGCCGCGTCAGCGCAAGGGCGCCTGA
- a CDS encoding MFS transporter, with protein sequence MAATTAATPIPDAGARRREQRAWYFYDWANSAYVTTILTVLFSPYLASIAETAACGAPGTPENPCTTTLRILGVPVSPGSLPLYVITATTLLSALVLPVVGAAADRSRHRKQLLAGFAWTGAAAASAMVFVAGTNWQLGVALLFVGNLCLASSIVVYDALLCDISTPDERDRVSSRGWALGYLGGGLLLLVNLAVVQGHTALGISTSTAVRISLLSAGLWWGAFTLVPYLGLRNRPPVAVVPERGTFVRQSVGQLFTTLREARAYPMTLLFLLAYLFFNDGVQTVIYASSVYASSQLGLGETVLIATILVVQFVAFGGALLFGRIAARIGSRRTILAALWVWVAVVVAAYFLPAREVAPLLILGVLIGIVLGGTQALSRSLYSQFVPRGREAEYFSLYQACERGTSWLGTLVFGVVHQLTHSYRPAIIALAVFFVVGFVLLAKVDPERAVRDAGNESPAVM encoded by the coding sequence ATGGCGGCGACGACTGCGGCGACACCGATCCCGGACGCGGGCGCCCGGCGTCGTGAGCAGCGTGCGTGGTACTTCTACGACTGGGCCAACTCCGCGTACGTCACCACGATCCTCACCGTGCTGTTCAGCCCGTACCTCGCCTCGATCGCGGAGACCGCGGCCTGCGGAGCGCCCGGCACGCCGGAGAACCCCTGCACCACCACCCTGCGCATCCTCGGCGTCCCGGTGTCCCCCGGCTCGCTGCCGCTGTACGTCATCACCGCGACCACCCTGCTGTCCGCGCTGGTGCTGCCGGTGGTCGGCGCGGCCGCGGACAGGTCCCGGCACCGCAAGCAGTTGCTGGCCGGGTTCGCCTGGACCGGCGCGGCCGCCGCGTCGGCGATGGTGTTCGTCGCCGGGACGAACTGGCAGCTCGGCGTGGCCCTGCTCTTCGTGGGAAACCTGTGCCTGGCCTCCTCCATCGTCGTGTACGACGCCCTGCTGTGCGACATCTCCACCCCCGACGAACGCGACCGCGTCTCCTCCCGGGGCTGGGCGCTCGGCTACCTCGGCGGGGGCCTGCTGCTGCTGGTCAACCTGGCCGTCGTCCAGGGCCACACCGCGCTCGGCATCTCGACCTCGACCGCGGTCCGGATCAGCCTGCTGTCGGCCGGGCTGTGGTGGGGGGCGTTCACGCTCGTCCCGTACCTCGGACTGCGCAACCGGCCGCCGGTCGCGGTCGTGCCGGAGCGCGGGACGTTCGTACGCCAGAGCGTCGGGCAGCTGTTCACCACCCTGCGCGAGGCCCGCGCCTACCCGATGACGCTGCTGTTCCTGCTCGCGTACCTGTTCTTCAACGACGGCGTGCAGACGGTGATCTACGCGTCCTCGGTCTACGCGTCCAGCCAGCTCGGGCTCGGGGAGACCGTTCTGATCGCGACGATCCTGGTGGTGCAGTTCGTGGCGTTCGGCGGCGCGTTGCTGTTCGGCCGGATCGCCGCCCGGATCGGCAGCCGCCGCACCATCCTCGCCGCCCTGTGGGTGTGGGTCGCCGTGGTCGTCGCGGCGTACTTCCTGCCCGCCCGCGAGGTCGCACCGCTGCTGATCCTCGGTGTGCTCATCGGCATCGTGCTGGGCGGAACCCAGGCGCTGTCGCGTTCGCTGTACAGCCAGTTCGTCCCCCGCGGCCGGGAGGCGGAGTACTTCAGCCTGTACCAGGCCTGCGAACGCGGAACCAGCTGGCTCGGCACCCTGGTCTTCGGCGTCGTCCACCAGCTCACCCACTCCTACCGGCCGGCGATCATCGCCCTCGCGGTGTTCTTCGTCGTCGGGTTCGTGCTGCTGGCGAAGGTCGACCCGGAGCGGGCGGTCAGGGACGCCGGCAACGAGTCACCCGCGGTGATGTGA
- a CDS encoding glycerophosphodiester phosphodiesterase, protein MPATPPRSFPYLHSEVPLAFAHRGGAKYEPNVGIENSLRAFANAVALGYRYLETDVHATSDGVLVAFHDDHLDRVTDRTGRIADLPYAEVALARIDGREPIPRLEEILGTWPSARVNIDVKHANAVRPLAEVIARSAAHDRVCVSSFSGSRLAAARRLLGPRVATGLAPLGVGLLKLPLPAFLGSRLVGPAPCVQVPTGHRGLRVVTRAFVDRAHALGKQVHVWTIDDAEEMAALLDLGVDGLISDRIDTLREVLSARGLWAS, encoded by the coding sequence GTGCCAGCCACGCCGCCGCGTTCCTTTCCGTACCTCCACTCGGAGGTGCCCCTCGCCTTCGCCCACCGCGGCGGAGCGAAGTACGAACCCAACGTGGGGATCGAGAACTCCCTGCGCGCGTTCGCCAACGCCGTCGCGCTCGGTTACCGCTACCTCGAGACGGACGTGCACGCGACCAGCGACGGCGTGCTGGTCGCGTTCCACGACGACCACCTCGACCGGGTTACCGACCGGACCGGCCGGATCGCCGACCTGCCCTACGCCGAGGTCGCCCTGGCCCGGATCGACGGGCGGGAACCGATCCCCAGGCTGGAGGAGATCCTCGGCACCTGGCCCTCGGCACGGGTGAACATCGACGTCAAGCACGCCAACGCCGTCCGCCCGCTGGCCGAGGTGATCGCGCGCTCCGCCGCGCACGACCGGGTGTGCGTCTCGTCGTTCTCCGGTTCCCGGCTGGCCGCGGCCCGCCGCCTGCTCGGCCCGCGGGTGGCCACCGGCCTGGCCCCACTCGGGGTCGGCCTGCTGAAACTCCCGCTGCCGGCGTTCCTCGGTTCACGCCTGGTCGGCCCGGCGCCCTGCGTCCAGGTCCCGACCGGTCACCGCGGCCTGCGGGTGGTGACCAGGGCGTTCGTCGACCGGGCACACGCGCTCGGCAAGCAGGTGCACGTGTGGACGATCGACGACGCCGAGGAGATGGCGGCCCTGCTCGACCTCGGTGTCGACGGGCTGATCAGCGACCGGATCGACACGCTTCGCGAAGTGCTCAGCGCCCGGGGTCTTTGGGCGTCATGA
- a CDS encoding Clp protease N-terminal domain-containing protein yields MTPAPSLQDLIETVRRDAGNDELDQLATARAMVNDLSETGDALLGHYVDRARRSGRSWTEISNTLGVTKQAVHKRWAGPSIEGFERFTTRARTCLSAAGDAARAMGHGYVGTEHLLLGLYAEPESIAARILTEAGTGPKAVRAAVVARLSAIATPAATERAAPPAGELPRTPRANAALGAAVAEALQLGHNYIGTEHLLLGLYHDSGSISAQVLAELGPDKQAAHAKVVEILADFTSPAT; encoded by the coding sequence ATGACACCCGCACCCAGCCTCCAGGACCTCATCGAGACCGTCCGCCGCGACGCCGGGAACGACGAACTCGACCAACTGGCCACCGCCCGCGCGATGGTCAACGACCTGAGCGAGACCGGCGACGCGCTGCTCGGGCACTACGTCGACCGGGCCCGCCGCAGCGGCCGGTCGTGGACCGAGATCAGCAACACGCTCGGCGTCACCAAGCAGGCCGTGCACAAGCGGTGGGCCGGGCCCTCGATCGAGGGCTTCGAACGCTTCACCACCAGGGCCCGCACCTGTCTGTCCGCCGCCGGGGACGCGGCACGGGCGATGGGCCACGGTTACGTCGGCACCGAGCACCTACTGCTCGGCCTGTACGCCGAGCCGGAGAGCATCGCCGCCCGGATCCTCACCGAGGCCGGCACCGGGCCGAAGGCCGTCCGCGCCGCCGTCGTGGCCCGGCTCTCGGCGATCGCCACTCCCGCGGCGACGGAGCGGGCCGCCCCTCCGGCGGGGGAGCTGCCGCGCACACCGCGGGCGAACGCCGCCCTCGGAGCGGCGGTGGCCGAGGCCCTGCAGCTCGGCCACAACTACATCGGCACCGAGCACCTGCTCCTCGGGCTCTACCACGACTCCGGCTCGATCTCGGCCCAGGTGCTTGCCGAACTCGGGCCGGACAAGCAGGCCGCCCACGCCAAGGTGGTGGAGATCCTCGCCGACTTCACCAGCCCCGCCACCTGA